The proteins below come from a single Malus sylvestris chromosome 3, drMalSylv7.2, whole genome shotgun sequence genomic window:
- the LOC126615598 gene encoding flocculation protein FLO11-like translates to METLHVVAQHKNQYYSRGKSHGPGRVGPSPSKGFRGINCRTFQSGSGMLPTPSKACSTPVSKQRACSASPSPRITAPSPNKTHTPSPVSQSDSRTLSKSTPIAINVKNSKKGKHFNGSFSFSELWAGPAYSNSPPPSSLPIPKFSIRPKRTVSLELPKSPADSEMHHPIAKSAPASPTREHGGSAARDLFDNADSATKTLRRILNLDVDDE, encoded by the coding sequence ATGGAGACTCTTCATGTTGTGGCGCAGCATAAGAACCAGTACTACAGCCGGGGGAAGTCACACGGCCCGGGCAGAGTCGGCCCGTCGCCGTCCAAGGGCTTCCGAGGGATCAATTGCCGGACTTTCCAATCCGGGTCAGGTATGCTCCCTACCCCGTCCAAGGCTTGCTCTACTCCTGTATCCAAACAGAGAGCATGCTCTGCTTCTCCTTCTCCTAGGATAACTGCACCTAGTCCAAACAAGACGCATACACCTAGTCCAGTTTCACAGTCCGATAGCAGGACACTGAGTAAAAGCACCCCAATTGCTATCAATGTCAAAAACTCGAAGAAAGGCAAGCACTTCAATGGAAGTTTTTCATTTTCTGAGCTCTGGGCCGGCCCGGCTTACTCCAACTCTCCCCCACCGAGTTCGTTGCCAATCCCCAAGTTTTCAATCCGTCCCAAGAGAACCGTGTCGCTCGAATTGCCCAAGTCGCCCGCTGACAGCGAAATGCACCACCCAATTGCCAAGTCTGCACCTGCATCCCCAACTAGGGAGCATGGTGGGTCTGCTGCTAGGGATCTCTTTGACAACGCTGACTCCGCGACCAAGACTCTGCGTCGCATTCTGAATCTCGATGTTGACGATGAATGA
- the LOC126617213 gene encoding uncharacterized protein LOC126617213 produces the protein MKKKVHPSSQKRNTLYDVVTSSSTHPKKLGRRLPHLFASVLELPFHSNADVSIQKTSDSFIFSVSMPTHVPSPATQRITGDHVAVRAHTIEIYPGVTKTVIRKTDGSDLWWLDGGVVDDLDLWRYRLPASTRPELARTTCTGEKLVVTVPTKRRFWVKKMGG, from the coding sequence ATGAAGAAGAAAGTCCACCCTTCGTCCCAAAAGCGTAATACGTTATACGACGTCGTGACATCCTCTTCCACGCATCCAAAGAAGCTCGGAAGAAGACTCCCCCACCTGTTCGCCAGCGTCCTCGAGCTCCCCTTCCACTCAAACGCCGACGTTTCCATCCAAAAAACCTCTGACTCTTTCATTTTCTCCGTCTCCATGCCCACGCATGTGCCGTCGCCCGCCACCCAACGAATAACTGGCGACCACGTTGCTGTCCGGGCTCACACGATAGAGATTTATCCCGGAGTGACAAAGACTGTGATAAGGAAAACGGACGGTAGTGATTTGTGGTGGTTGGACGGAGGAGTAGTGGACGATCTTGATCTCTGGAGGTATCGGCTGCCGGCTTCGACGAGACCGGAGTTGGCCAGGACTACGTGTACTGGGGAAAAGCTGGTTGTAACAGTTCCGACGAAGAGGAGGTTTTGGGTGAAGAAAATGGGAGGCTAA